Proteins encoded by one window of Companilactobacillus ginsenosidimutans:
- the leuS gene encoding leucine--tRNA ligase: protein MTYNHNKVEKKWQAYWKENKTFKTGTDPKKDNYYALDMFPYPSGQGLHVGHPEGYTATDIVARMKRMQGFNVLHPMGFDAFGLPAEQYALDTGHNPADFTEKNINNFKRQINSLGFSYDWDREVQTTDPKFYKWTQWIFEQMYKKGLAYEAEVPVNWSPDLGTVVANEEVIDGKTERGGYPVVRKPMRQWMLKITAYADRLLDDLDDIDWPESIKEMQRNWIGRSIGAHVDFKIDGYDKEKITVFTTRADTIFGVSYLVLAPELDLVNEITTPEQKAAVEAYKEQASRKSDLDRTDLNHDKTGAFTGAYAINPVNGERLPIWIADYVLATYGTGEVMAVPAHDGRDYDFAKKFKLPIVPVIEGGNIEKEVYTGDGKHINSDFLNGMDTETAKTKMLDYLEDKGIGKKFVNYKLRDWLFSRQRYWGEPIPVIHWEDGETTLVPEDQLPLELPADSDIAPSGTGESPLANLDDWVNVVDENGRKGRRETNTMPQWAGSSWYYLRYIDPNNDAKIADYDLLKQWLPVDLYIGGAEHAVLHLLYARFWHKVLYDLGVVPTKEPFQKLYNQGMILGDNHEKMSKSKGNVVNPDDVVESYGADTLRLYEMFMGPLDASISWSEDGLSGANKFLERVWRLFINNDDDNTVRDDFLSDKNDGKLDKVYNETVKKVTEDFDSLHFNTAISQIMVFVNEANKVDSMPKEYAEGLVKLLAPIAPHMMEELWSKFGNDGSITYAKWPTYDEAKLVSDTVDMIIQVNGRLRDKLSLPVDTDKEKVKELALSDEKVQKFLDGKDVVKVIVVPNKIVNIVVK from the coding sequence ATGACTTATAATCACAATAAAGTTGAAAAGAAATGGCAAGCTTATTGGAAGGAAAACAAAACTTTCAAAACAGGCACAGATCCCAAAAAAGATAATTATTATGCTCTAGATATGTTCCCTTATCCATCAGGACAAGGTTTGCACGTTGGACATCCAGAAGGATATACAGCTACAGATATCGTTGCACGTATGAAACGTATGCAAGGATTCAACGTTTTACATCCAATGGGATTTGATGCCTTTGGTTTACCTGCTGAACAATATGCTTTGGATACAGGTCACAATCCAGCTGACTTCACTGAAAAAAATATTAACAACTTCAAGCGTCAAATTAATTCACTTGGTTTTTCTTATGATTGGGATCGTGAAGTTCAAACAACTGATCCTAAGTTCTATAAATGGACACAATGGATTTTTGAACAAATGTATAAGAAGGGCTTAGCTTATGAAGCTGAGGTTCCCGTTAACTGGAGTCCTGATTTAGGAACAGTTGTTGCTAATGAGGAAGTTATTGACGGAAAAACTGAACGTGGTGGTTATCCTGTCGTTAGAAAGCCAATGCGTCAATGGATGTTGAAGATCACGGCTTACGCTGACCGTTTGCTGGATGATTTGGATGATATTGACTGGCCAGAAAGTATCAAGGAAATGCAACGTAACTGGATTGGTCGTTCAATTGGTGCTCACGTCGATTTCAAGATTGATGGATACGATAAAGAAAAGATTACGGTATTTACAACTCGTGCTGATACCATTTTTGGAGTTTCATATTTAGTACTTGCCCCAGAATTGGATTTAGTTAATGAGATTACAACTCCTGAACAAAAAGCTGCAGTTGAAGCATATAAGGAACAAGCTTCACGTAAATCAGATTTGGACAGAACTGATTTGAATCATGATAAGACTGGTGCTTTTACTGGTGCTTATGCTATTAACCCTGTTAATGGTGAACGTTTACCAATCTGGATTGCTGACTATGTTTTGGCTACATACGGTACTGGTGAAGTTATGGCTGTCCCAGCACATGATGGCCGTGACTATGATTTTGCCAAAAAATTTAAATTGCCTATTGTACCAGTTATCGAAGGTGGAAACATTGAAAAAGAAGTATACACCGGCGACGGCAAGCATATCAATTCTGATTTCTTAAATGGTATGGACACAGAAACTGCCAAGACTAAGATGCTTGATTACCTTGAAGATAAGGGTATTGGTAAAAAATTTGTTAACTACAAGCTTCGTGACTGGTTATTCTCACGTCAACGCTACTGGGGTGAACCAATTCCCGTTATTCACTGGGAAGATGGCGAAACAACCTTAGTTCCTGAAGATCAACTCCCACTAGAATTACCAGCTGACAGTGATATTGCACCATCAGGTACTGGTGAAAGCCCATTGGCTAACTTGGATGACTGGGTAAATGTCGTTGATGAAAACGGTCGTAAAGGTCGACGTGAAACAAACACAATGCCACAGTGGGCAGGTAGTTCATGGTATTACTTGAGATATATCGATCCAAATAATGATGCCAAGATTGCTGACTATGATTTATTGAAACAATGGTTACCAGTTGATTTATACATTGGTGGAGCAGAGCATGCCGTACTTCACTTACTCTATGCAAGATTTTGGCACAAAGTACTTTATGATTTGGGTGTTGTACCAACTAAAGAGCCATTCCAAAAGTTATATAATCAAGGAATGATTTTAGGTGATAATCACGAAAAGATGTCTAAATCAAAAGGTAATGTTGTAAATCCTGATGATGTTGTTGAATCATACGGTGCAGATACTTTGAGACTTTATGAAATGTTCATGGGTCCTTTGGATGCCTCAATTTCATGGTCAGAAGATGGATTGTCAGGTGCTAACAAGTTCTTGGAACGTGTTTGGAGGTTATTCATCAATAATGATGATGACAATACGGTTCGTGATGACTTCTTGTCTGATAAAAATGATGGAAAATTAGATAAAGTCTATAACGAAACTGTTAAAAAAGTTACTGAAGATTTCGATTCACTTCACTTCAACACTGCCATTTCTCAAATTATGGTATTTGTTAATGAAGCTAATAAAGTTGATTCTATGCCTAAAGAATATGCTGAAGGCTTGGTTAAGTTGCTTGCTCCAATTGCACCACATATGATGGAAGAATTATGGAGTAAATTTGGTAACGATGGCTCAATCACCTATGCAAAATGGCCAACTTATGATGAAGCTAAATTGGTTTCAGATACCGTTGATATGATCATTCAGGTTAATGGACGCTTACGTGATAAATTAAGTTTGCCTGTTGATACTGACAAAGAGAAAGTTAAGGAACTTGCATTGAGTGATGAGAAAGTTCAAAAATTCCTTGATGGAAAAGATGTCGTAAAAGTTATTGTTGTACCAAACAAAATTGTTAATATCGTAGTAAAATAG
- a CDS encoding glucosaminidase domain-containing protein, whose product MTISRQQRRAEENGLHRYNSKKQANANLKKNVTILGAGLFFGGVAAQATTSIVSHQAFADTFSNSKNDQAADDVSAVNNTVVGMFTPRGVGDQNFIEYIGNSARKLAENNDLYASVMIAQAMIESGWGTSGLASAPNYNLFGIKGTYNGTAVNMPTQEDDGTGSLYSINSDFKKYPSYKESLEDYVSLLRGGVSGNPQMYAGTWKSNTSSYKDATAFLTGKYATDTTYADKLNNIIEKYNLSRFDQGTDGSGQSENYVFAQGDTLQSVADKFNISLSTLMNLNGLKTSSYVYPGKNLIVNQLVGQDGQAVNDPVTVSNTSVAINSSDDDVYGNQQAPVIVQDETNGVKKYDASKSTDQVGVNVSNDTSSTQSASNADSTPSNSTAGTTDNSANTQAASSSDNTVTVKSGDTLDSIANQAGTSISQLKQINSLNSDLLVVGQTLKL is encoded by the coding sequence ATGACAATTTCGCGTCAACAACGCAGAGCCGAAGAGAATGGCTTGCATCGTTATAATTCAAAAAAACAAGCCAATGCTAACTTAAAGAAGAACGTTACTATTTTAGGCGCTGGCTTATTTTTCGGTGGTGTAGCTGCACAAGCAACAACATCAATTGTTTCTCATCAAGCTTTCGCTGATACATTTTCAAATTCAAAGAATGACCAAGCAGCTGACGACGTCAGTGCTGTAAACAATACCGTTGTGGGGATGTTTACGCCACGTGGTGTTGGTGATCAAAACTTTATCGAATACATTGGCAATTCGGCACGTAAATTGGCTGAAAACAATGATTTATATGCTTCAGTTATGATTGCTCAAGCCATGATTGAAAGTGGTTGGGGAACTAGTGGGCTAGCTAGTGCTCCAAACTACAATTTATTTGGTATCAAGGGAACATATAACGGCACAGCTGTTAACATGCCAACACAAGAAGATGATGGAACAGGAAGTCTTTATTCAATTAATTCTGACTTCAAAAAGTATCCTTCATATAAAGAATCACTCGAAGATTACGTCTCATTATTGAGAGGTGGCGTTTCTGGAAATCCACAAATGTATGCTGGAACTTGGAAGAGTAATACTAGCTCTTACAAGGATGCTACAGCCTTTTTGACGGGTAAGTATGCCACTGATACCACTTACGCCGATAAATTAAATAATATCATAGAAAAATATAATTTATCACGTTTTGATCAAGGAACTGACGGCAGTGGTCAAAGTGAGAATTATGTATTTGCCCAAGGGGATACACTTCAATCAGTTGCAGATAAATTCAATATTTCTTTGAGTACCTTGATGAATCTCAATGGATTAAAGACATCTAGTTACGTTTATCCGGGCAAGAATTTGATTGTTAATCAACTAGTTGGTCAAGATGGACAAGCGGTTAATGATCCAGTGACAGTAAGTAACACTAGCGTTGCAATCAATAGTTCAGACGATGATGTTTATGGCAATCAACAAGCACCTGTAATTGTTCAAGATGAAACAAATGGTGTAAAAAAATATGATGCATCTAAGTCAACTGATCAAGTTGGTGTCAATGTTTCAAATGATACATCATCAACTCAGTCGGCAAGTAATGCCGATTCAACACCATCAAACAGTACAGCTGGAACGACTGATAATTCTGCCAACACACAAGCAGCAAGTTCATCTGACAACACTGTCACCGTTAAGTCTGGCGATACTTTGGATAGTATTGCCAACCAAGCTGGAACATCGATTAGTCAGTTGAAACAAATTAATAGTTTGAATTCGGATTTATTAGTTGTCGGACAGACATTAAAGTTGTAA
- a CDS encoding phosphatase PAP2 family protein: protein MKSSKYFHTLNIILIIVFILWSIAVAMQANFITVFDNHFIGLIYHHHYGISMTLLRTLSEIGGTVSTIIITLLLLILFSINKYYYAAIFLAANKIVVVIINTILKDLIRRPRPSHHHYMYEGSFSYPSGHSSSALSLYIPLLIIGFFIFKKISTRILMSTIAILLVIIIGYSRVYLGVHYPSDIMGAYLLAGATLTTLIILFRSKNIFVLDFKGIKKQSDN, encoded by the coding sequence ATGAAAAGTTCTAAATATTTCCATACTCTAAATATAATTTTAATAATAGTCTTTATACTCTGGTCAATTGCTGTTGCGATGCAGGCCAATTTCATAACTGTATTCGATAATCACTTCATCGGGTTAATTTATCATCACCACTACGGTATCTCAATGACATTGCTTCGAACCTTATCTGAAATTGGTGGAACAGTCTCAACAATTATAATTACGCTACTATTACTGATTTTGTTCTCAATTAACAAATATTATTACGCAGCAATTTTTCTAGCAGCAAATAAAATAGTCGTTGTCATTATAAATACAATATTAAAAGACTTAATTAGACGCCCTCGCCCTAGTCACCATCACTACATGTACGAAGGTAGTTTCAGTTATCCTAGTGGACATAGTTCGTCAGCATTAAGCCTTTATATACCATTATTAATAATTGGATTTTTTATTTTCAAAAAGATTAGTACGAGAATTTTAATGTCGACAATCGCCATACTGTTAGTAATAATTATTGGTTACAGCCGTGTATACCTTGGTGTCCACTATCCTAGCGACATCATGGGAGCATACTTACTGGCAGGAGCAACTTTGACAACACTTATCATCCTATTTAGAAGTAAGAATATTTTTGTTCTTGATTTCAAGGGCATTAAGAAGCAAAGCGATAATTAA
- a CDS encoding MDR family MFS transporter yields MEQKQKQSHLIIVTIAIFIATFMTAIEGTIVSTAMPTIIGSLHGVSLMNWVFSIYLLMTAVSTPIYGKLSDLVGRKPVFLFGLGLFVVGSVLCSASNSMLTLILARVVQGLGSGAIQPLTFTIIADIYSLDKRAKILGLNGSAWGVAAVIAPLLGGFIVEKLSWHWVFLINLPVGIITMLLVWIFFEEKQEKTGKVKIDYVGTVLLVFVLLPIMLALQYIGTTTAWLPIGLVAVSVISLFIFIHFERRVDDPILPLNLFKNKTFVIQNMIALLISGFLIGFEAYIPTWMQGILGLSPSMGGFAVTPSSIIWIFGSFWAGSLLKKYAPNRIIYISLIFLAIANAALLFANVGTSFVYFLLLAAVAGLGFGLTITTTTVTTQTVVPPENVGVATSFNTLLRTIGQSMMVSVYGIVLNTALANGAAQNKKITVDMMNKLIDPQTASQLPVELMPKMRQILFSGLHNIYVASAVLLIIALLLNALEIKNKNILTSK; encoded by the coding sequence ATGGAACAAAAGCAAAAACAGTCACATTTAATTATCGTGACTATCGCAATTTTTATTGCAACATTTATGACAGCAATCGAGGGAACCATCGTTTCTACAGCGATGCCAACAATTATCGGAAGTCTCCATGGTGTTAGTTTAATGAACTGGGTCTTCTCAATTTATTTGTTAATGACTGCAGTTTCAACACCAATTTACGGTAAACTCTCAGATTTAGTTGGTAGAAAACCAGTCTTCCTATTTGGATTAGGATTGTTCGTTGTTGGTTCGGTTTTATGTAGTGCCTCAAATTCAATGTTAACTTTAATTTTAGCCAGAGTCGTTCAAGGGTTAGGTTCTGGTGCTATTCAGCCTTTGACATTTACTATTATTGCTGACATCTATTCATTGGACAAACGTGCAAAAATTTTAGGATTAAACGGTTCAGCCTGGGGTGTCGCAGCGGTTATCGCACCACTATTAGGTGGATTCATTGTAGAAAAATTAAGTTGGCATTGGGTATTTTTGATCAATTTACCCGTTGGTATTATCACGATGCTACTAGTTTGGATATTCTTTGAAGAGAAGCAAGAAAAAACCGGCAAGGTCAAAATTGACTATGTCGGCACAGTTTTATTGGTATTTGTCTTGTTGCCAATTATGTTGGCATTACAATATATCGGTACGACTACTGCCTGGCTTCCAATTGGTTTGGTTGCAGTGTCAGTAATTTCGTTATTTATCTTTATTCATTTTGAACGTAGAGTTGATGATCCGATTTTGCCTTTAAATTTATTTAAGAATAAAACTTTTGTTATTCAAAATATGATTGCATTATTAATTAGTGGATTCTTGATTGGTTTTGAGGCTTATATTCCAACTTGGATGCAAGGTATTTTGGGGTTGAGTCCATCAATGGGTGGATTCGCTGTTACGCCAAGTTCAATCATTTGGATTTTTGGGTCATTCTGGGCAGGTTCATTGCTCAAAAAATATGCTCCAAATAGAATTATTTATATTAGTTTGATTTTCTTAGCAATTGCTAACGCAGCTTTATTATTTGCCAATGTGGGAACTTCATTTGTATACTTCCTGTTGCTTGCTGCTGTTGCTGGACTTGGTTTTGGATTGACGATTACCACAACTACAGTAACTACTCAAACTGTTGTGCCACCAGAAAATGTTGGTGTTGCTACCAGTTTTAATACTTTACTGAGGACTATCGGTCAATCAATGATGGTTTCTGTCTACGGGATTGTTTTGAATACTGCTTTAGCAAACGGTGCTGCTCAGAACAAAAAAATAACTGTCGATATGATGAACAAATTAATTGATCCTCAAACCGCCAGTCAGTTGCCTGTTGAATTGATGCCGAAGATGCGTCAAATTCTGTTCTCAGGCTTGCATAATATTTATGTTGCTTCAGCTGTATTATTAATTATCGCTTTGCTTCTTAATGCCCTTGAAATCAAGAACAAAAATATTCTTACTTCTAAATAG